The Panulirus ornatus isolate Po-2019 chromosome 19, ASM3632096v1, whole genome shotgun sequence genome includes the window GTCTAAATCACCATAAAACACGGTCTCCCCAAAGAGTTAACAGCAGATGCCATTATATTCTTATTCGGACTTCTTTTCATAAATTGGAAGCAGACTTATATTTGCTTCCAGGTGGCTGTAGCGCGCGGTGTATGATgcatttatttttcataattttgtcCTGCATTATTGACTTGCCAGAGAAAACGGAAGGGGAACACTGAGTTCATGTAAAAACACGTGATAAAGTAATTCTTCACAATTATTTTCTAGGTAGCGAGAGAATCGGAGAATTTTTGCAATTTTCGTTGATGTAAAGGGTCACAGACTAATTTCCTTATGATTATAAGGCCGTTAATTACCTCGGGTGATTGTACCTGGAGTCTGTGGGTATTCGGTGTCGTCTGTATGTTTGTCTTTGGAAGTGTTAACCTATGGGTATGGACCAGACATGACATACAACTTCACCATGATTACTTGGGTACAACATTACGACTTGGCGAacccgacggcacgacccttgagtacgactcgcGTTGGCTAGGCCATCATATCCGAGGGCCACGCCGTCATGCAGGTTTACCTCTTCAGGGTGGCCACACAGCAAACCATTGCAGTGAGCTCTCTCTCCTTCAGATGTGAAGCTGAAGTACGTCATTTGTGTTGCGGGCGTTACGTTtctggaaatgaatgaaaattgcAACGGCTGGCTTACGTATGGAGCTACCCCAGCCTACACCAGCCGTAGTCAAACTTATGCGCCGACACATTACAGTGGTGCAATTAcaggacgtggccagcttcctgagtgctgcaggagcttcatgAGGATAGAGGGGAATTCTGGgacagcaagtgtgtgtgtgtatgtatatatatatatatatatatatatatatatatatatatatatatatatatatatatatatattttttttttttcttcatacctttcgccatttcccgcattagcgaggtagcgttgagaacagaggactgggcctttgaggtaatatccttacctggcccccctctctgttccctcttttggaaaattaaaaaaaaagcgagaggggaggatttccagccacccgctccctccccttttagtcgccttctacgatatgcagggaatacgtgggaagtattctttctcccctatccccagggataatatatatatatacatatatatatacatatatatatatatatatatatatatatatatatatatatatatatatatatatatattagtgtcagTTTTCTTCGTTTCGAGTGCCTTCGTCATAAACAAGACTCAGCTGGCCACAGTACACATATACCAAACAGAATTACAGACCTGTAGATGATATATGTTTACCTCATGCATTGTTTTCGTACGGATATAACGCTTCCTGTAACCTGGGCGGACCTTTATCTCTTGACgcatgaccgtacgacccttgagcacgacaccctTAGGATGTGTTGATCTGGCCTTTGTCCTGACCCTGCAAGGTCAGGTTAGAGTCAAGGCCATCATACCagggggtcgtatcatcgtgcttattggtcgtgccgtcgcgctcaagggtcgtgtcgtcgtgctcagggggtaaGAAAGATCGGATCAATTGTATGACTATGTCGGGTGAAGTCATTGATCCGCCGTAGCCTTGGCTAAGCTCATGGCGACCGACCCCTGAGCAGACGACAGCCTGGAGCAACGACCTTATGATTATATTCTAAAATGGCTTTATAAATGTAGGTGATTAATTGTATGTTAGGAAGATTAAATGAATTATGTGTGACTGGGGTTGGTGGTCGTTGATTGACTGTAGCGTGAGGCGAGCGTGGAGCCAGATGGCATGTCGGAGGCAAGGCTGTAAAGCCTCGCTATCCTGACCATTCTTGGCGGGGTTTTTTTTCATGGGCTCGTTTAAATTGTTAGCGGTGTGAGTCGTGTGCCCCCTCACGCGACTTACACGGATGTGCAACATTAGTCTTAAGCTTACGACCGCTGTGCTATCGCGCCTGTATATTTAGAAGCAGAAATAAAAGATTTTCAAGGGAAATTAACACGCGATAAACTTCACTCATGCAAACCAGCTTGACTGTAGACCACTGCTGGACATTCATAACCCATGAGTAAGATAGCACCTTGTGTCCGACGACTtatcctcttgagtacgatgacttaaccgtTGAGTACGAGAACTCGAGAGATTGCTCGTCGTGTTCGTGTTAAGTTCTCGTTTTCAGAGGATTAAGTGAGATCCAACGCCTGCATTTTTACTGGCGTTCGACTTTACGTAATTCACATGAAATGTTAGACATTGAAGCTGGAAAACCAAGCCTAAGAGGCGGTGAAGCGGAATGGAACAAAATTGTTCAAATCTCAACGCTCGACAAAACTGAGATTCTCGCCGTGTAATGGTGGAAGAAATTATGAGCTTAATGCTGGAAGAAATTGAGAGCTTAATATGTTGATCCCAGCGGATATTTACAAACATTTGCTGAAGCCCGCAGTGTTTACATCAGGAAGAATAATGACTTGGGTAATTGTCGTTATGGTTTAGATATTAATCCACTTGACTGTGAATTTACACTCACTAGAGTTAATTAATACATTTCTTGTTGTAAATGTGCATTATTTTGATTAACATATCGACTTACATGTAATTGTGGTATATTACATGGTCATGAACATGCTTAGCATATTTCTTCCTATTATATCTGGGCTGGAGAACTTACTTTGACGATTGCATGTTTACGGTGTTCTCTGTTGACCGCTTGTACGTAGGATACATACTTAGGTATGTGGTCTTGAGAGAATTATCCTCAGCGCGTGAAAAAGGTTTTTAAGATTCTTCAGTTGGTGGATGTACTGTACGTTGACGGCCTCAGCGACCCCGGCATTGAAAGGCctgaagcccaaccaaccaacaggtGTTAATGGAATACTTTGGAACAGGTTACCATTTAACAGGGTAGGTAGGGACGATATTGATTGGTGTCTGGGTAGTTAGGGGACAGTGATTGGTGAGGGATTTGAGTAGATGGGGACGACGGTGGTTGAGGTTGGAGTAGGTGAGGacggtgttggtgggggggggggggggtcagggaagATGGAATTGTCAAGGGGTTCCGTTTTAGGAAAGTAGGCTATGAGGCAGGAGATTCGAAGGTGGATAGAGGAAGTCTTCGGCAGATGTTGCTAGGTTATTGCTAATGGGTTAATCTTTTTCCTCATGAGCGAGGTGAAAACCATAGTTAGAGAAGGCTGCATGTAAAGACAGACGGGAAAGTATCGTTACACTTTCGTTGTCGTACTTGacacaacagacgaaagaaagtgaATAAGGGTCGTGACTCTTGGTGTCAGGTTGGTAGCCCTGTGTATTCCTTATATGGGTAAATGTGGCTGTGGCAGATACACGCATCCTTGTATGCTTATTTGTATAATAGGTAATTAATATGGCGTCCTTGTGATTATGATTCATGATAAAACATGATTGGTATGGGATTCATATCATCTCGTAATGCGTAATCGTGCATGTAGCAGTGATGCGAAATCGTGCATGTAGCAGTGGCCAACACACGCTGCTCGTTTGTAAGGGTGAGTCTTGTCAGGTGATATAGACCGTATGGGAAACAGACATATAATGTGATTACCTGTTTTCAGCTTGCCTCAATAATAGATGTTAGAGGACACCTGGAACTTCGGTCTGAGTCAGGCTCgccaaaaacaataaaaaaggaaatgaatggaTAAACTGTGACGCTTGTGGGTTGAGAGAGAGTGCGTCATATAAGTACAGATCCCCTGTATACTGAAATATAATGCCAGTTGTGAATTACTAAGAATTCAAATGAATAATGATCCACTTGAGACATGACTTACGTAAGGGACAGAAACCGGAAATTTGCAGAAACGGTTTATTCAttaatatttggtgtgggaacCACCACTTACGTTGagctggtttgttggttggttgggctttaggcctatcaactgccaggatcattaaggccgtcaacgtagggtacatccaccaaccgaaaactTTTATCATCTTCTTTTGGTGGTAAGAATAATTGTAAGACCATATACACACCATGCAAGTGGCCCATGGACGTCGAACACACAGTTAAGTCCATGTGGCATGGCAGCCGCCAAGGAAGATGTCAGGTCGCGCCCGTCTGGGCGACGTAGATTTTCCCAAGCCCGCTGAAGAGCAGACAACCTCTTCACGACGACAACCAATGCAGGTGTTCTGCATTGCCCTCGTCACGGTTGCCCAGACGTGTTCTATGGGATTAAAGGTCGGGGGATTTAAGAGGATGTGGCATAGGGTTTTACGTGCTCGTTGCTGAACCTATGGACTGTTGTGATGAAGTAGAAAGGTTGTTGTGGCTCAGGGAACACTAGAGCAGTCACAGTGGGTAGCAGCAACACCTCCAAAAGTTTTACATATTTTCCCATCGGTGAAGCGGCCCCTCGGCCCTCCACCTCGGAAACAGGTTTACCAATCCTTCAGAAGGCGTGCCCAGACCCAGAGTACTCACTCTGGTATCCATCGTGCCCAGTTGTAATGATACTTTCGCGGCTGACTGTGCACCAAATGAGTCAAGAGTCGATTCATTAGAGTCATTTGACTCGAGTCATATTGACTCATTTTCTTTCACACCGGAAGAGTCAAGACGAGTCAGGTTTGTCGGTGCTCAGCCTGATTTCGAGCAATATGGACACATATCCTCGCAAAATTATTTTGGGTTAGACTCCGTAAGAGCCCCTCACATGATGTCAACACCAAAAGACCAGATTTTGGTGCCTTTATTCATACATTTCCAGACTTGGTGATCCATCCAGACATAATATTCCATAATTTCTTTACATGACATCTTAAAACTTCGAAGAGTTGGTGGAACAGGACCATCTGTAAAGAAAATGGACAAAGCTGCCGGCGTACAGTTGGAGTTAAAGAAAGACTCGCCCTCATTTTAAAGTGAGAATTGTCACTTATTTGAAGCATGCCAGTATTAATGTCAGATATGCTTATATGTAAGACAATACGGATAGATAATTAGGTTATGACACATTAGGTTGAAAAATGAAGCCACACATAATTCTTATTAGTAACATATACACATCAAAAATTAAGTTACACCTCAAAGATTATAATCTGAATAATTGGCATTTGCATTAGAGGAACCAGGAGATGATGTCATTGAATAATGATGTTGCTTGTTCCAGTAataatgctggacaggagaggcaggTTTGCACACCTTCCTTCTAAAGGCTTCATGCATTTCAGTCTTGATGTCCATGTTGACAGCAGGCGACACTTGCTTCATCATGGGGCAGTAAGCTCAATAAAAAGGACTATCTGGGTCACTATCATTGgcagatctcttttttttttttcaccttttctacAAGACACGTGTCCATTTCATCTGTATTAtcgttgcctttttttttttgacgatttAAATAAAGGTtggtgagggaagagtgaggttgACAGTgccgccatcaccaacattactTGTTGCATCACGAAAGGAATCCATGATGGCTTCCCGAACTAAAGTTATTAAAAAAACTTATGAGTTCTCAAACCATCGGGCAGCGTGATGCTGCTGCTGGCACCACAACGTACTCCCGGCGACTGacgaacaaaaaagaaaacgggtcatGACTCGACCCTCCCTTGTTTGAATGGTGATGGCAATCACACATATAAATCAATGTGAACTGTAGTGGGGATTCAGGACTCGACTTGTGTGGTGTAAATGCAGGTGGACTGATATGGTAACGAGATGTCTTCCTTGTCTGTGTATTTCACGAGTGTTTTTATGTAGTTCCTTGTGGTTCCGTTGTGGTGGAAAGGCTAGGCCTCACGGTTGCATTAGTGTGGTGCAGGGCAACGTCAAGGGAGAGCCCCAAGTAAACATGTCTTGTAGGAAGAATGTTATGGCTGTAGTCTCATCATTAGCATGAGCGTCAGTCCTGCTCAGCACCACTGAGCAGTCCACAGACGCTGAGCAGTCCGCAGACGCTGAGCAGTCCACAGACGCTGAGCAGTCCACAGACGCTGAGCAGTCCACAGACGCTGAGCAGTCCACACAGTCCAGAGCAACAACGTGTCGTGGGGGGAACCCCACAGGCTGGCGGGTTCTGACCGTTCAGGTCGtcctggggagtgagggagggacgggctgGGTTGGGGTAGAGGGGGGTCATGAAATTAAAATGCATGTGTTGTGACCGATGGTTGATTGACGTCGGCTCGGGCGGCCGGCCCTGCTCAGACATATCGGTGGAAATTATGTCAATAGCGTTTGGtgtcagtgatgatggtggtagggtgtgtggtgggcagtgTTGTCAGTAATGTTGGTAGGGTTTTTGGTTGAGTGATGGTGTCAGtaatgatggtgggttgtgttgttgGCAGCGATGGTGTCAGTAATGATGGTAATAGGGTGTTTTGTTGGTAGCGTTGGTgtcagtgatgatggtagggCGTTTTGTTGGTAGTGATGGCATCAGTAATGATGTTAGGGTGTCTTGTTGGCAGCGATGGTgtcagtgatgatggtagtaatctgtgttgttggctgtgatGGTGTCAGTAATGATGGCATTGGGTGCgtggttggcagtggtggtggtgatgtcagtaaTGATGGCAGAGCGACGGCTCgcgtgagggagggtgatgggaggcGGGGGGGTGGTGTTGCCATGGGACCCTCTGTATCAGGGAAGTTTTCTAAGAATTGCGTCAGAggttggaggggggaaaaatatatatatatattactattcgAATGTATTTTACTCAGGCGAATTTGagtgttctctgtctgtctgtcttgcatATTGCACTCTGTCAtgttccccacctctctctctctctctctctctctctctctctctctctctctctctctcgtggtcagCTGGTCCCCAGTCCGCGAACGCGCGcagtctctccctctcacacaccacatcacgtGACTGACTCacgcgactcgttcttcgtaactgtgTGCCTTCCTGCGGTAGATGGGGGCGTAGCTACGCGCTGACCTACATGTCCTTGTAGGCAACAATCTGGTCGTAAAGTAATCGTAAAAGTCGTTAATTGATCTCCTTGATATTATATTTCAACATGGAAGGCACTGTCCAGAGGTTTGTGgaagggaaggtactggtgaatTCAAACATTCAATAGTTGGCAGATATTTTGACAAATGTAGTGAATGCAAGTGGGATATTAAGATTTGCAGATGCCAACACCTAGTTCTAGGCTTCATAAAGCTTTGTAAGGAACCCAGATCTGAGCCAAATATAAGAAcccaagaaaaaagagaaattggtCAAAGAATTGGGGGAAATCAAACGTGTCTAGAAGGCCAACAGTGTAGACAAACATGGAATCaaagatgaggatgaggatggaaCTTGGAGAACACAGCGTAATGAAAATGGACAAGAGACACAATCATGTAGACGAGATGATGTTGAATATAGACAGAGACTGAATCATGTAGACCATAGGATAATGAAAACAGACAGAGACTGAACCACTGAGAACCCAGAAATGATAAGACAGATTAAGGGGAATGTAGACAGTGAAGCAGTTGATAGGACGGATCTAGACAGATGGAGGGGAATGTAGACAGTGAAGCAGTTGGTAGGACGGATCTAGACAGATGGAGGGGAATGTAGACAGTGCAGCAGTTGATAGGACAGGATCTAGACAGATTGAGGGGAATGTAGACAGTGAAGCAGTTGATAGGACAGGATCTCGACCCACATGAGCGGTAGAGATAAAAGAATGATTAATGgaaatcattttcatgacagagatgatggaaatggcaaaaaaaaaaaaaaactcaggaaATTAGACATGAGAAACAGTGGAAACATGAAATGTGATTGATGAACCAACAAACATGCGTAGTCATAAAGAGATAGAAAGACAAGACAGATCCTGAAGGATATAGGAACGTCAGAACACGTAATCCACAAAAGGCCGATCGGCCCATACCAGGCGGGTCCTTCttacaaccaccccacccacccacacggaGCTCGTACACCTAGCCAACCTATTCTTAAAACAATTCAAGGCTCCAGCCCCAACCACTGCATCTGGCAAGCTATTGCAGAGATCAGCCACCCTGTTGCTAAACCAGTGCTTCCCCCCACATCCAATCTGAACCGAAATGTTTCTATCTTGAAGCTATTAATGCCAGTTCTGACCTGGTTGGCTGTCCTGAGAACATTGCCAATTTTCCTCCCTTATTTCGACCTGTCATCCCTCAGTATACCTCTTTCGTATCCCCTCTGGCCCTCCGCCTTTTCAGTGGATGTAAATTCAGTCTAGCAAGTCTTTCTACAGTACGTGGATTCCTGATTCCTGGTATCATTCTAGTCGAACTTCTCTACACCCTCTCCAATCTATCTGTATCTACCTGATGGTAAGGCGACCAAAACTGCGCAGCATAGTCCAAATGAGGGCCAACTAACGCATGATAAAACTTTAATATTACTCAAGCGGTTTTGTTACCAGCTTCTCTTACTAAATACCAGCAttcttatgtctttttttttctaactttgaTGCACTGTTGCCTTGGATTTAGGTCTTTACGTACTAATGCTCCCAAATCCATCTCAGTTTGATTTTCCTGTGAGTCTATGCTATAAATATTAGTTTGtgttccctcttcccttccctacactcagtctcttacatttatttacgttgaAATCCAcgtgccactccctggccagcagagaCAAGTTTATCCAAGTCCTCTCGTCACTTCAGTACATCACTAGGTGAGGTAATAACACGTCCAGATCGTCTACGTAGACTGAAAATAAATTTACATTGATATGAATATACAACTGAAAATTATATACAATTCTTAACGTTCTCTTACGGTACGAGACGTTTGTAACAGCGAGAGATGAAACTTAATCAAGGTAGCGTTGCAATcagtgaggaggggaaaaaaagatatgaaggaaAACGGGTAATGTAAATGATGCATAGGAAGTGTGAAGTAAGAGCAGTCAGCCGACTTGTAATGTGTAATTTACCATCGCCAGACCCCCCAGTACATGAAGCACATCTGACCCAACACACAACAtctctcccaaagaacacacaaacatactcgtgGCAACACGACTCGAAAATATgctacagaacacacacacactcacacacacacacacacacacacacacacacacacacacacacacacacacacacacaatctggtAAAAACTAAACAAACTCCACCTTGAATCAATTGCCTCCTTTAGAAATCTTCGATGAcattttttctgtgtgtatgtaggtgattCATTATTCCTTCACTACACTGCTCACAGGATTCATGCAACGCATCCTGGATGGCTTCAACCAATCACAAGTCCCCGCTCTTCCCTGGCTAGTGTGACTAGATATGAACAAAACATTTAACTGTTCCTCTTACCATCTCCTTCCATAAGATACGACCTTCCATCAACATTACAAAAACCTGTTAATCTGTTCCATAGTTATCCAGTACAAAAAGCGGTTAATCAGTTCCATAGTTGACTAGTACAAAAAGCGGTTAACCAGTCCCATAGTTGACCAATGCAAAATGGGTTAATCAGTTCCATAGTCGACCAGAAAGTCAGAGTCATTTACAAAAAGCTGTAACTCCAGAACCCCCAAACTCTAGAATGGTGTTTCTTAAGCAGTTCTCCCTCCAAACTTCTTCAGTGTCTCCCAACATCTCCCGCAGGTCACACTGTAATATGCCTCTCATCTGTATACAGTCACGTCACAACACCTTGACACTAATCAAGCAGTAATAAACATGGTAACGTGAACATCACACGATCCGGAGACTGGCTCACCAAATTTCTCCACCCCTGCGGAagtccaccctcaccctctgaACCTCAGGGAGACGCAGATCCAACCTGTATCTTCCCATAACTTTGTATGGTGAACTGCTTCCATCCAAGAAAACCACATTTATATTAAGTACAACACAATACCTGGTACTTATTCCCATCACCAGAAATACCAACACAAAGTTCATACACAGACTAAACTGCTAAACTAACCCTCATCTGTCTGGTCACTCCAGCCTGCCCAGAAGCAAACATAACCGGAATCCCAACAAAATAATCCTTAAAAACCAGTTATTTACTGCCTAGACACCACAGACACTTaccacctcctgcaccaacacgtAACACATACCTCAGTCGACTCTTACCTCTccactcacaccacatcataACCAGGCATCATCAGTTCCCAGGTAGAACATAGATCTGTACACACTTATTATCCCCGCTCTTCCCCTGTCCTCAGTAAATATTATGAACTAAATCAGATACGTTCACTTATAACAACACAAGTACACCTCTCCAACCCGGCCATATGTTCTACCCCACCGTCAGACGTCCAGccctttgaaaccacactacttaGGCATGTGCAagaatcactttcccctctctttcCTTTGGAACCCTTCATTTCTTCATCACCACAATTTCAGCATTATCACAGGACACCCGTCATGCTTGATATGTCACTCTCATCCTGAAGACGCAGAACACAAGTGCCCCGCCCTCGCCTCACACAACCATGCTTTGATTTGGTATGATCTGGTTTGATGGCGGTTTATCATCACTACGCTCTTGACtacatttttttcattaacaAGGATATAAGGTAACCCCCGCTGTGCAATCTGGGTATCTTTCAACTCACAGACCTCAGAACAATTTGATCTGCCCTGTGCATTGACTGGCATATCCGACTTCACTAGAGATGAACACCTCCATGACACAAGCATTGCCCCGGGAGCTTCGACTGAGAAGGCAAGGTTCAGTACTCCGGCTCCCGGCCAAGATTGCCAACCACAGGTTGTCATTCATCGTCGACACCGGATCGGAATGTACTATAGTTCCCCTGGAGATAGTACAGCGCTTGGGCTTGGAGCGGTACATCGACAAGTCTGATGAATATAGTTACGAGAACACAGTGGGTCGGCTGATGCTGGATATCGTCTGTGAAGGAGGCGTCCGGCTACAAGGATATATTCTTGTGGATTATCCAACTAGCGGCGAACTACTGCTTGGAATGGATATCCTCCACTCTTACTCCTGCTCCATTCTGCAAAAACCTTACCGCCCAAGCCTCGTCGTCCGGGAAGCACACTCATTTCCCAGTTTGACCGAGGCATGGACTGTAAACATCAGCATTGGATCCGTCACTCTGCCTGCAGTACTGGACACCGGCTCCACCGATACCTACATGCCTTCACACGTGGCTCGGGAATTAGGCTTGAAAGTTGAAGACTCTGCTGAAGAGAACGTCCTCCTCAGCTCCGGcaagtacatgtgtgtgtctaaAGTAGCACGCGCAGTCAACATTGTACTCAACGGACGTCATTTCTGTGTGGATGTTAGTGTTGAGGATGACGAGAGGGAAGTGCTTATCGGTCAGAATATCTTGCGCCACTGTGACATGCACTTCACTCAGGCTGGGCTGCTGACTCAGTGAGGACGAACACATGACACTGCCGGAGTACACCACTTAACACTGCCGGAGTAGACCACATAACACTGCCGGAGGAGGCCACATAACACTGCCGGAGTAGACCACATAACACTGCCGGAGGAGGCCACATAACACTGCCGGAGTAGACCACATAACACTGCCGGAGTACACCACGTAACACTGCCGGAGTACACCACATAACACTGCCGGAGGAGGCCACATAACTGCCGGAGGAGGGCACATAACACTGCTGGAGGAGGCCACATAACACTGCCGGAGTAGACCACATAACACTGCCGGAGTAGGCCACATAACTGCCGGAGTAGACCACATAACTGCCGGAGTAGACCACATAACACTGCCGGAGTAGGCCACATAACTGCCGGAGTAGACCACATAACTGCCGGAGGAGGCCTTATGGGACGTCAGAAAATTccatacccctcccctccccctccccctccctctccccctaaaaaaaaggaaaaaaaaaagtatgttcatTTTATTGTCCAAATATTTGTTTAGTTTAAAACTCCTTTTCCCGCTTCATATAAAAGCGTCCAGACATAGacgggcgatatatatatatatatatatatatatatatatatatatatatatatatatatatatatatatatatatatatatatttcacataaatCGTCCACCTTTTTATTAAATCCTGAATCTTCAATAAGTTAGGATCATTCTTCGTGTCATAGCCTGTATCTCGATGTTGcgtgtcgtctgtctgtctgtctgtgaaaaaGATATTAACTTATCTTCACTAAATTATGCTTCCTATTTTCACTAAGCTGGGAAAATAGGAAGCATAATTTAGTGAAGATAAGTTAATATCtttttcacagacagacagacagacgacacgCAACATCGAGATACAGGCTATGACACGAAGAATGATCCTAACTTATTGAAGATTCAGGATTTAATAAAAAGGTGGACGatttatgtgaaatatatatatatatatatatatatatatatatatatatatatatatatatatatttcacataaatCGTCCACCTTTTTATTAAATCCTGAATCTTCAATAAGTTAGGATCATTCTTCGTGTCATAGCCTGTATCTCGATGTTGcgtgtcgtctgtctgtctgtctgtgaaaaaGATATTAACTTATCTTCACTAAATTATGCTTCCTATTTTCACTAAGCTGGGAAAATTTTGTTTAATATACTATATTTTTTGTCTCCtgtgtttatctgtctgtgtGACTGGGGAAAAAAGTTCCCTGTGCTATAATCTTTAACATCTCATTATATTCATAACTTCCATGTCTTCACtgcattatatttttcatttagaaccattattcattata containing:
- the LOC139755287 gene encoding uncharacterized protein; its protein translation is MNTSMTQALPRELRLRRQGSVLRLPAKIANHRLSFIVDTGSECTIVPLEIVQRLGLERYIDKSDEYSYENTVGRLMLDIVCEGGVRLQGYILVDYPTSGELLLGMDILHSYSCSILQKPYRPSLVVREAHSFPSLTEAWTVNISIGSVTLPAVLDTGSTDTYMPSHVARELGLKVEDSAEENVLLSSGKYMCVSKVARAVNIVLNGRHFCVDVSVEDDEREVLIGQNILRHCDMHFTQAGLLTQ